A DNA window from Maribellus comscasis contains the following coding sequences:
- a CDS encoding DUF2231 domain-containing protein yields MAQIDKIITLFTLILLLSFPVLAQEHSHSDSAKEETSVVVEEGLPEAEEIPATENSTFASWDEFPNLHPMVVHFPIVLLLVALLSQFIGLFAYRKEMSWVTIFLLTGGFIGALLAGLVFHPHTSELPENVKQVFETHEYYAFLTIWLAAIALVLKIISHFTNRKTWFEVIVFLVLGASALTVSLAGHLGSQMVFIEEVGAGGNYIEQHDK; encoded by the coding sequence ATGGCACAAATTGACAAAATTATCACCTTGTTCACACTTATTTTACTTTTAAGTTTTCCTGTACTTGCACAGGAACATTCCCATAGCGATTCGGCCAAAGAAGAAACATCGGTGGTGGTTGAAGAAGGGCTACCCGAAGCTGAAGAAATCCCAGCTACTGAAAATTCAACCTTTGCCTCCTGGGACGAATTCCCAAACCTTCACCCGATGGTTGTACATTTTCCTATTGTTCTGTTGCTGGTAGCGTTGCTTTCCCAATTCATCGGGTTGTTTGCTTACAGAAAAGAAATGAGCTGGGTTACCATCTTTTTGCTCACCGGCGGGTTTATCGGTGCGTTGCTGGCCGGGCTGGTATTTCATCCGCACACCAGCGAACTACCTGAAAATGTAAAACAAGTTTTTGAAACACATGAATATTACGCTTTTCTCACCATTTGGTTGGCGGCTATTGCACTGGTGCTAAAAATCATCAGCCATTTTACCAACCGCAAAACCTGGTTTGAAGTAATTGTTTTTCTCGTTTTGGGGGCATCGGCACTTACGGTAAGCCTGGCAGGACACCTCGGTTCTCAAATGGTTTTTATTGAAGAAGTTGGTGCCGGCGGAAATTACATTGAGCAACATGACAAATAA
- a CDS encoding class I SAM-dependent methyltransferase encodes MTNKIKKRYNRIARIYDFLDQPMEVGFAKWRKKMLAEATGKTLEVGIGTGKNLPYYPKDVELTGIDFSEKMIEKVRKKTNRPAKTQLLEMDAEQMGFDDNTFDTVVTSCVFCSVPHPVQGLKEIRRVCKNGGKILMLEHVRSHKKVIGPLMDALNFIPLNIYGANINRETVDNLLKAGFEPKNIQVENLWLDIVKLIRISNNKQLKE; translated from the coding sequence ATGACAAATAAAATTAAAAAACGATATAACCGCATTGCCAGAATTTATGATTTTCTGGACCAGCCCATGGAAGTAGGTTTTGCTAAATGGCGAAAAAAGATGCTGGCCGAAGCCACCGGAAAAACCCTGGAAGTGGGAATCGGAACGGGTAAAAATTTACCGTATTACCCGAAAGATGTGGAATTGACCGGGATAGATTTCAGCGAAAAAATGATTGAAAAAGTCCGAAAAAAAACCAACCGGCCTGCAAAAACGCAGCTTTTAGAAATGGATGCCGAACAAATGGGTTTTGATGACAATACTTTCGATACGGTAGTTACCTCCTGCGTATTTTGTTCCGTTCCCCACCCCGTGCAGGGCTTGAAAGAAATAAGGCGCGTGTGCAAAAACGGGGGCAAAATACTGATGCTTGAACATGTGCGCAGCCACAAAAAAGTAATTGGCCCATTAATGGATGCCTTAAACTTTATTCCTTTAAATATATACGGGGCAAATATTAACCGCGAAACGGTTGATAATTTATTGAAAGCAGGTTTTGAACCCAAAAATATACAGGTTGAAAACCTATGGCTCGATATTGTCAAACTCATCCGGATATCCAACAATAAGCAATTAAAAGAATAA
- a CDS encoding Spy/CpxP family protein refolding chaperone yields MKKLVIIVTALLFMAGYTANAQMMSQNNKKSQKQGMMMQKSGMMQGGMMQGMMNSGKCPMCGQMMNQNMPMKKYGMMVNRLPNMQQQLSLTDDQVNQLFDLQTEFKKQQLDYQAELRKKQMKLKNLLADNASASQVKNQLEACSETKIDMKTAAYETAGKMKAMLTSEQKEQLKNTMMQGGGMMKGGMMQGKGGMMNQGQGGMMNQQQDQDHEEHH; encoded by the coding sequence ATGAAAAAGTTAGTAATTATCGTAACAGCCCTGCTGTTTATGGCAGGCTACACGGCAAACGCCCAAATGATGAGCCAGAACAACAAAAAGAGTCAAAAACAAGGCATGATGATGCAAAAAAGCGGAATGATGCAAGGAGGAATGATGCAGGGCATGATGAACAGCGGGAAATGCCCCATGTGCGGACAAATGATGAACCAAAACATGCCCATGAAAAAATACGGCATGATGGTAAACCGCCTGCCCAACATGCAGCAACAACTGTCGCTTACCGATGACCAGGTGAATCAACTTTTCGATTTGCAAACCGAGTTTAAAAAACAACAACTTGATTACCAGGCAGAACTCCGTAAAAAACAGATGAAACTGAAAAATTTGTTGGCAGATAACGCCTCGGCTAGTCAGGTTAAAAACCAATTGGAAGCCTGTTCCGAAACAAAAATCGACATGAAAACAGCCGCTTATGAAACAGCCGGAAAAATGAAAGCAATGCTCACCAGCGAACAGAAAGAGCAATTGAAAAATACAATGATGCAAGGCGGCGGAATGATGAAAGGTGGCATGATGCAGGGAAAAGGCGGAATGATGAACCAGGGCCAGGGTGGCATGATGAACCAGCAACAGGATCAGGATCATGAAGAACACCATTAA
- a CDS encoding SHOCT domain-containing protein, whose product MMNGFGGHGWGMGWWWIIGLIIIIAIVWMVVKGMNQNNSPGQSPGKSALDILKERYAKGEIDKQEFEERKKDL is encoded by the coding sequence ATGATGAACGGATTTGGAGGTCACGGCTGGGGCATGGGCTGGTGGTGGATCATCGGGCTTATTATCATAATCGCCATTGTTTGGATGGTGGTTAAGGGAATGAACCAAAACAACAGCCCCGGCCAAAGCCCCGGCAAATCGGCGCTCGATATTTTAAAAGAGCGTTATGCCAAAGGAGAAATTGATAAACAGGAATTTGAAGAACGCAAAAAGGATTTATAG
- a CDS encoding IS4 family transposase: MGQTAILNQLSDSHADNMAYSRFFNNDSINLFSLKKSSQMKVKELSKGRHVLCLQDTSEINYEKHRNFFHLADEDLGPVGNNTDIGFFLHPMLAVDTNGYFPLGFSSIHCWNRRFDKQDKHQRGYKNQPIETKESYRWISTGKESIELLKDSVSHLTIIGDRESDIYQEFVDLKTGHSDLLIRSKENRGLYGEKKKLYEYLSDQPVSGTYKIQVHSDKRKNRESREAIIDVKYCKVKISRPKSHIDKSLPEYIELTAIEARENSSTVPDGEKPILWRLLTTHQVPDAPTTILMVTWYKTRWLIEELFRLLKQQGIDIESSQLESGKGLKKLAVMAMQAALKILQLRQDRDGLCFIRGSVVFSEEELEFAETVSQSRYEGKTQLQKNPHPIGSLARMSWIIARMGGWKGYQSTGKPGPITMKRGLAKFNIMYQGLVLAKYHKDVYKE, translated from the coding sequence ATGGGACAAACAGCGATATTGAATCAACTTTCGGATAGCCATGCAGACAACATGGCTTACAGCCGCTTTTTCAACAATGACTCCATCAATCTTTTCTCCCTGAAGAAGAGTTCCCAAATGAAAGTAAAGGAATTAAGTAAAGGCAGGCATGTCCTCTGCTTGCAGGACACGAGTGAAATCAACTATGAGAAGCACCGGAATTTTTTTCATCTGGCAGACGAGGATTTGGGCCCGGTTGGGAACAATACAGATATAGGTTTTTTTCTTCACCCTATGCTGGCTGTTGACACAAATGGATATTTTCCATTAGGCTTTTCCTCAATCCATTGTTGGAACCGTAGGTTTGACAAACAAGACAAGCACCAACGGGGATATAAAAACCAACCCATTGAAACGAAGGAATCCTATCGGTGGATCTCGACAGGGAAAGAGAGCATCGAACTTTTAAAAGATAGCGTTTCCCATCTTACTATTATCGGGGACCGGGAAAGCGACATCTATCAAGAGTTTGTTGACTTAAAAACGGGACATTCCGATTTGTTGATACGGTCAAAAGAAAACAGGGGGCTATATGGAGAAAAGAAAAAATTATATGAATATTTATCGGATCAACCGGTATCTGGCACCTATAAGATTCAGGTACATAGCGACAAGAGGAAAAACCGGGAAAGCAGGGAAGCAATTATAGATGTTAAGTATTGCAAAGTAAAAATAAGCCGACCCAAAAGCCATATCGACAAGAGTTTGCCTGAATACATTGAGCTTACCGCCATTGAAGCCAGAGAAAACAGTTCAACAGTTCCTGATGGAGAAAAGCCAATACTATGGAGGTTGCTCACCACCCACCAGGTACCCGATGCACCGACAACGATACTGATGGTCACCTGGTATAAAACCAGATGGTTGATCGAAGAATTGTTCCGGCTGCTAAAACAACAAGGAATAGACATTGAATCCAGCCAGTTGGAAAGCGGCAAAGGGCTAAAGAAATTAGCGGTCATGGCCATGCAGGCAGCATTAAAAATACTGCAACTCAGGCAAGACAGGGATGGCTTGTGTTTTATTCGTGGGTCTGTAGTTTTCAGTGAAGAGGAGTTAGAATTTGCTGAAACAGTGAGCCAGTCCAGATATGAAGGGAAAACCCAATTACAAAAGAACCCCCACCCAATAGGCTCACTTGCAAGAATGTCCTGGATAATAGCCAGGATGGGAGGTTGGAAAGGATATCAAAGTACTGGAAAGCCCGGACCAATAACAATGAAAAGAGGCCTTGCTAAATTTAATATAATGTACCAAGGCCTGGTTTTAGCTAAGTATCATAAAGATGTGTATAAAGAGTAG
- a CDS encoding thioredoxin family protein — MKIIIAATKTCTHRPKLEEQLQDAGLQYEVMYFEDHPELIDTYKLKTSPLLIVDNKVESVGMPEHSQITELKNNN, encoded by the coding sequence ATGAAAATTATAATAGCAGCTACCAAAACATGCACACACCGGCCAAAACTTGAAGAACAACTGCAAGATGCCGGATTACAATATGAAGTGATGTACTTTGAAGACCATCCGGAATTAATAGATACATATAAATTAAAAACATCACCCCTTTTAATTGTGGATAATAAAGTGGAATCGGTTGGGATGCCGGAACATAGCCAAATTACAGAATTGAAAAATAATAATTGA
- a CDS encoding DUF302 domain-containing protein has translation MKYYIEKTTEYGFDEAVEKVTEELKKEGFGVLSEIDIHEKLKEKLDVDFRRYKILGACNPPKAFQALQYENKIGTMLPCNVIVQELDDGKTEVAAVNPVASMLAVDNRDLTEVANEIEEKLQRVIHAL, from the coding sequence ATGAAGTATTACATTGAAAAAACAACAGAGTACGGTTTCGACGAAGCCGTAGAAAAAGTAACAGAAGAATTGAAAAAGGAAGGCTTTGGCGTGCTTTCAGAAATTGATATTCACGAAAAACTAAAGGAAAAACTGGATGTTGATTTCAGAAGATATAAGATATTGGGTGCGTGCAACCCTCCAAAAGCTTTTCAGGCCCTTCAATATGAAAACAAAATCGGTACCATGCTACCCTGCAATGTAATTGTTCAGGAACTGGATGATGGAAAAACAGAAGTGGCCGCGGTTAACCCGGTGGCTTCAATGCTGGCCGTTGACAACCGCGATTTAACCGAAGTGGCCAATGAAATAGAAGAAAAATTGCAACGGGTGATTCATGCGTTATAA